One genomic region from Halococcus qingdaonensis encodes:
- the rimI gene encoding ribosomal protein S18-alanine N-acetyltransferase, translated as MTPSRTDRVTTVEPTRTREAVRADLLAVFRIEKASFAQPWPYRAFERFLGIPGFLVVDVDDGGETGAIAGYVVADSERQRGRPVGHLKDIAVDPSYRGRGIGATLLERALDAMYRQQVGRVKLEVRESNEPALALYRQYGFVHRSTATGYYADGEDALVLVREFD; from the coding sequence ATGACACCTAGCCGTACCGATCGTGTGACGACCGTCGAGCCCACCCGAACCCGCGAGGCCGTTCGTGCCGATCTGCTCGCGGTGTTCCGTATCGAGAAGGCCTCGTTCGCCCAACCGTGGCCCTACCGTGCGTTCGAGCGCTTTCTCGGAATTCCGGGCTTTCTCGTCGTCGACGTCGACGACGGCGGTGAGACGGGCGCGATCGCCGGCTACGTCGTCGCCGACAGCGAACGCCAGCGCGGCCGGCCGGTCGGCCACCTCAAGGACATCGCGGTCGATCCAAGCTATCGCGGACGGGGGATCGGCGCGACGCTGCTCGAACGCGCCCTCGACGCGATGTACCGCCAACAGGTCGGACGGGTGAAACTCGAAGTCCGCGAGAGCAACGAGCCCGCACTCGCGCTCTACCGACAATATGGCTTCGTCCACCGCAGCACCGCGACGGGCTACTACGCCGACGGCGAGGACGCGCTCGTGCTCGTCCGCGAGTTCGACTGA
- a CDS encoding S8 family peptidase — MNDRIVFTREPAGFLGEMECNVVETYDFGTSGAAYIECEADHESTIADDDRVLDLEPNMTVEPHLEPAAVSEDPAAVATIEDVRELHDVPDDDTTGEGLTVVAMDSGIDPEHPAFEGKSIEQVDVTGSGEGDAVGHGTAVLGQITRLAPDASLVALRIFGEEGQTKNNVIMRAYEWLHTNVEEYDVVNMSWGSSESSQAINRTHNELVEKGIRDVVSAGNSGEKSGSPATAERAFSIAACTEDGAIAEFSSYNPDRDNPDVAAIGKDNRLAQASGTAMGTELDGPWVKASGTSFSSPEVTGMVAKYLTVAPETAPEPIMREFEAAARNIPDQPRDGAGLADYAATVNGE, encoded by the coding sequence ATGAACGACCGCATCGTCTTTACGCGCGAGCCGGCCGGGTTCCTCGGCGAAATGGAGTGCAACGTCGTCGAAACGTACGATTTCGGCACGAGCGGGGCGGCCTACATCGAGTGTGAGGCCGATCACGAATCGACGATCGCCGACGACGACCGCGTGCTCGATCTCGAACCGAACATGACCGTCGAACCGCACCTCGAACCCGCCGCCGTCAGCGAGGACCCCGCGGCGGTGGCGACGATCGAGGACGTGCGCGAACTCCACGACGTGCCCGACGACGATACCACCGGCGAGGGGCTGACCGTCGTGGCGATGGACTCGGGGATCGACCCCGAGCATCCGGCCTTCGAGGGCAAGAGTATCGAACAGGTCGACGTCACGGGATCAGGCGAGGGTGACGCGGTCGGACACGGGACAGCTGTGCTGGGTCAGATCACCCGTCTCGCGCCCGACGCGTCGCTCGTCGCGCTACGGATCTTCGGCGAGGAGGGACAGACGAAGAACAACGTCATCATGCGCGCCTACGAGTGGCTCCACACCAACGTCGAGGAGTACGACGTCGTCAACATGTCCTGGGGATCGAGCGAGAGCTCGCAAGCCATCAACCGAACACACAACGAACTCGTCGAGAAGGGCATCAGAGACGTCGTATCGGCCGGAAATTCGGGCGAGAAATCGGGCAGTCCGGCGACTGCCGAGCGTGCCTTCTCGATCGCGGCCTGCACCGAGGACGGGGCGATCGCGGAGTTTTCGTCCTACAACCCCGACCGTGACAACCCCGATGTCGCGGCCATCGGTAAGGACAACCGCCTCGCGCAGGCGTCCGGTACGGCGATGGGCACGGAGCTTGACGGACCGTGGGTCAAGGCCTCGGGAACGTCCTTTTCGTCCCCCGAGGTCACCGGGATGGTCGCGAAATATCTGACCGTCGCTCCGGAGACAGCGCCGGAGCCGATCATGCGCGAGTTCGAGGCCGCAGCACGAAACATACCGGACCAGCCGCGCGACGGGGCGGGACTGGCCGACTATGCGGCAACGGTGAACGGGGAGTGA
- a CDS encoding 3-dehydroquinate synthase II, producing MTRTVWLKADGSVGDWESRKRRITAGLEAGVDWVLCDESDVSRVRELGAVSVAAFGDGNGVDVIDTGDAPDATVVGKDGEGDGSVDLPPDLSGSADLSALRRGEADGAYVRILDDDYEAFAEEAADAAEHTIVVGEDWTIIPLENLIARIGDETELVAGVESAAEAKTAFETLETGADGVLLDSDDPDEIRETVEIRDAAERETLDLQWAEITAVEQVGSADRVCVDTGSLMEGDEGMLVGSMSRGLFFVHAETAESPYVASRPFRVNAGAVHAYARTPGGGTKYLSELGSGDEIQIVDTEGHAREALVGRAKIERRPMFRIEAVVGSDIDDAEGGEPTGDRIETLLQNAETIKVATREGPRAVTELEPGDEVRVYYESTARHFGEAVDERIVEK from the coding sequence ATGACACGGACGGTCTGGCTCAAGGCGGACGGCTCGGTCGGCGATTGGGAGAGTCGCAAGCGGCGCATCACCGCCGGTCTCGAGGCCGGCGTCGACTGGGTGCTCTGCGACGAGAGCGATGTCTCGCGCGTGCGCGAACTTGGCGCGGTCTCGGTCGCGGCCTTCGGCGACGGCAACGGCGTCGACGTCATCGACACCGGCGACGCACCGGACGCGACCGTCGTCGGCAAGGACGGCGAGGGTGACGGTTCCGTCGATCTCCCGCCCGATCTCTCGGGGTCGGCCGACCTCTCGGCACTGCGACGGGGCGAAGCCGACGGGGCCTACGTCCGCATTCTCGACGACGACTACGAGGCGTTCGCCGAGGAGGCCGCCGACGCGGCCGAGCACACGATCGTCGTCGGCGAGGATTGGACGATCATCCCTCTGGAGAACCTCATCGCGCGCATCGGCGACGAGACCGAACTCGTCGCGGGCGTCGAGAGCGCGGCGGAGGCCAAGACCGCCTTCGAGACGCTCGAGACGGGTGCCGACGGCGTGTTGCTCGACAGCGACGACCCCGACGAGATCCGCGAGACCGTCGAGATCCGCGACGCGGCCGAGCGCGAGACGCTCGACCTCCAGTGGGCCGAGATCACCGCCGTCGAACAGGTCGGCTCGGCCGATCGGGTCTGCGTCGATACGGGATCGCTGATGGAGGGCGACGAGGGGATGCTCGTCGGCTCGATGTCCCGGGGACTGTTCTTCGTCCACGCCGAGACCGCCGAGTCGCCCTACGTCGCCTCGCGGCCGTTCCGGGTGAACGCCGGTGCCGTCCACGCCTACGCGCGCACGCCCGGCGGCGGGACGAAGTATCTCTCGGAACTCGGCAGCGGTGACGAGATCCAGATCGTCGACACCGAGGGCCACGCGCGCGAGGCGCTCGTGGGGCGGGCGAAGATCGAGCGCCGGCCGATGTTCCGCATCGAGGCCGTCGTCGGCAGCGACATCGACGACGCGGAGGGCGGCGAGCCCACGGGCGACCGGATCGAGACGCTGCTCCAGAACGCGGAGACGATCAAGGTCGCCACCCGCGAGGGGCCGCGCGCGGTGACGGAGCTCGAACCCGGCGACGAGGTGCGCGTCTACTACGAATCGACGGCCAGACACTTCGGCGAAGCGGTCGACGAGCGGATCGTCGAGAAGTAG
- a CDS encoding 2-amino-3,7-dideoxy-D-threo-hept-6-ulosonate synthase — MHAGTHARLDRIGTDGRYLVVPMDHGLTLGAVAGLADIESTIDAVTRGGADSILTQKGIAPRVHPNSNGAGYIVHLNGSTADGPDTNDKRRTGTVESAIRAGADAVSLHLNVGSETEPNQIEDLADVTERAAEFGVPVLAMTYARGPGVDEADPERLAHAARLGEELGADLIKTGYSGDAESFERVTDATRLPVLIAGGDPAGDRASLDAVRGAMDAGAAGVSMGRTVFQHDDPEAMARAVSGVVHDDLPTEEALDRAGLAVEA, encoded by the coding sequence ATGCACGCCGGGACGCACGCACGACTCGATCGCATCGGAACCGACGGCCGCTACCTCGTGGTACCGATGGACCACGGGCTCACCCTCGGGGCGGTCGCGGGGCTCGCGGACATCGAATCCACGATCGACGCGGTGACACGCGGCGGCGCGGATTCGATACTCACACAGAAGGGCATCGCGCCGCGGGTCCATCCCAACAGCAACGGCGCTGGCTACATCGTCCACCTCAACGGCTCGACGGCCGACGGCCCGGATACGAACGACAAACGGCGCACGGGCACCGTCGAGAGCGCGATCCGGGCGGGCGCGGACGCCGTCTCGCTCCATCTCAACGTCGGCAGCGAGACCGAGCCGAACCAGATCGAGGATCTCGCGGACGTCACCGAACGCGCCGCCGAGTTCGGCGTTCCCGTGCTCGCGATGACCTACGCACGCGGGCCGGGCGTCGACGAAGCTGACCCCGAACGCCTCGCCCATGCCGCCAGACTCGGCGAGGAGCTCGGTGCCGATCTCATCAAGACGGGCTACTCGGGCGATGCCGAGAGTTTCGAGCGAGTGACCGACGCGACCCGCCTGCCCGTCCTCATCGCCGGCGGCGATCCGGCCGGCGACCGTGCCTCGCTCGACGCCGTCCGCGGCGCGATGGACGCCGGTGCGGCCGGCGTCTCGATGGGCCGGACCGTCTTCCAGCACGACGATCCCGAGGCGATGGCGCGCGCGGTCTCCGGCGTCGTCCACGACGACCTCCCGACCGAGGAAGCGCTCGATCGCGCCGGATTGGCCGTCGAGGCGTAG
- the trpA gene encoding tryptophan synthase subunit alpha — translation MSAIRAAFEDTDAALVPYITAGDPDPDATAAQVRALADGGADVIELGLPFSEPIADGPTIQNAIQRALDAGMTPDRFFDLVASLDVDVPLVCMTYYNLIYQYGQERGVEPFVEAAAEAGLAGLIVPDLPVEESDTLKSACDFHDIDLVFIVAPTTRGERLERVLERVSGFVYVQARLGTTGARADVSDQTHDSLARLAEADVPRAVGFGVSNGEHAREIVAAGAEGVVAGSVFVDIIAQEGTDAADELEATARELKEGAVAGVAPRPERT, via the coding sequence ATGAGTGCGATCCGTGCAGCCTTCGAGGACACCGACGCGGCGCTCGTGCCCTACATCACCGCCGGCGACCCGGACCCCGACGCGACCGCCGCACAGGTGCGTGCGCTCGCCGACGGCGGCGCGGACGTCATCGAACTCGGTCTACCCTTCTCGGAGCCGATTGCCGACGGTCCCACCATCCAGAACGCGATCCAGCGCGCGCTTGACGCCGGCATGACGCCCGACCGCTTTTTCGACCTCGTGGCGAGTCTCGACGTCGACGTCCCCCTCGTCTGCATGACCTACTACAACCTCATCTACCAGTACGGACAGGAGAGGGGCGTCGAGCCGTTTGTCGAGGCTGCCGCCGAGGCGGGCCTCGCGGGACTCATCGTGCCCGACCTCCCCGTCGAGGAAAGCGACACGCTGAAATCGGCCTGCGATTTCCACGATATCGATCTGGTCTTCATCGTCGCGCCGACGACGCGCGGCGAGCGTTTGGAGCGAGTGCTGGAGCGGGTTTCGGGGTTCGTCTACGTCCAGGCTCGCCTCGGGACGACCGGTGCGCGCGCGGACGTAAGCGATCAGACTCATGACTCGCTCGCGCGACTTGCGGAGGCCGACGTCCCGCGTGCCGTCGGCTTCGGTGTTTCGAACGGCGAGCACGCTCGTGAGATCGTCGCCGCCGGCGCGGAGGGCGTCGTCGCCGGCAGCGTCTTCGTCGATATCATCGCCCAGGAGGGGACCGATGCTGCCGACGAACTGGAAGCGACGGCGCGCGAACTGAAGGAGGGCGCGGTGGCGGGGGTCGCGCCGCGACCGGAACGAACATAA
- the trpB gene encoding tryptophan synthase subunit beta, with amino-acid sequence MSETDAGEETSGKFGEYGGQYVPEALMPAISELDDAYRRYVLDNEDGFMDEFRTRLREFGGRPTPLQHAETLSSRYGFDVYLKREDLLHGGAHKLNNALGQVLLAKYMGKERIIAETGAGQHGTATAMAAAHLDMDCEVFMGERDINRQRPNVFRMRLNGAELNPVSTGSGTLKEATNEAMREWATTVEDTHYVIGSVVGPHPFPTMVRGFQSVIGTEAKRQMEEKIGALPDSVLACAGGGSNTMGAFDAFVEDDTVSLVAVEAGGSSLKIDEEEDLAPNSASLSIGEEGVLHGARTKLLQNSDGQILESHSVSAGLDYAGVGPELADLVDSDRVRAVSVGDDAALSAFHRLSRLEGIIPALETSHALAYLEEIESPGEHIVVNVSGRGDKDLESVIEETEKRDIESAPTMEVFE; translated from the coding sequence ATGAGCGAGACCGACGCGGGCGAGGAGACATCGGGAAAATTCGGCGAGTACGGCGGCCAATACGTGCCCGAAGCGCTGATGCCCGCGATTTCGGAACTCGACGACGCCTACCGACGCTACGTGCTCGACAACGAGGACGGGTTCATGGACGAGTTCCGGACGCGACTACGGGAGTTCGGCGGGCGACCGACGCCGCTCCAGCACGCCGAGACGCTGAGCTCGCGATACGGGTTCGACGTCTACCTCAAGCGAGAGGACCTCCTGCACGGGGGTGCGCACAAACTGAACAACGCGCTCGGACAGGTGCTGCTGGCGAAGTACATGGGCAAGGAGCGCATCATCGCCGAGACCGGTGCGGGCCAGCACGGAACGGCGACCGCGATGGCCGCCGCCCACCTCGACATGGACTGTGAAGTGTTCATGGGCGAGCGCGACATCAACCGCCAGCGCCCGAACGTCTTCCGCATGCGGCTGAACGGGGCGGAGCTCAACCCGGTGAGCACGGGCAGCGGTACACTCAAAGAGGCCACCAACGAGGCGATGCGCGAGTGGGCGACCACGGTCGAGGACACCCACTACGTCATCGGCTCGGTCGTCGGGCCGCACCCGTTCCCGACGATGGTCCGGGGCTTCCAGTCCGTCATCGGTACGGAGGCGAAACGCCAGATGGAAGAGAAAATAGGGGCTCTCCCGGACAGCGTCCTCGCATGTGCCGGCGGCGGCTCGAACACGATGGGCGCGTTCGACGCGTTCGTTGAGGACGATACCGTCTCGCTGGTCGCCGTCGAGGCCGGCGGCAGTAGTTTGAAAATCGACGAAGAGGAGGATCTCGCACCCAACTCGGCCTCGCTATCGATTGGCGAGGAGGGCGTCCTCCACGGCGCGCGCACGAAACTCCTCCAGAACTCGGACGGCCAGATTCTCGAATCACACAGCGTGAGCGCGGGCCTCGACTACGCGGGGGTCGGCCCGGAACTCGCCGATCTCGTCGATAGTGACCGTGTGCGAGCGGTCTCGGTCGGCGACGACGCCGCGCTCTCCGCGTTCCATCGCCTGTCCCGACTGGAGGGAATCATCCCGGCGCTCGAAACCTCCCATGCGCTCGCGTATCTCGAAGAAATCGAAAGCCCCGGCGAGCACATCGTAGTCAACGTCTCGGGCCGGGGCGACAAGGACCTCGAAAGCGTTATCGAGGAGACCGAAAAGCGCGACATCGAGAGCGCGCCCACGATGGAGGTCTTCGAATGA
- the trpC gene encoding indole-3-glycerol phosphate synthase: MNASEGVAPAIESILAAADERGGGDRRLSVAARSLPAALAAAEEDGRVPIIGEVKPTSPTTDGRRDDDPVELAEALVDGGAAALSVLTEPDHFGGSPDALRRVRERVSVPVLRKDFIRREDQLDIVEADAVLLIARFVDDLSGLVTAARERGFQPLVEVHTRGELDDALAAGAEIVGINNRDLARLEVSLSTFEELAPHAPADVTLVAESGIASEEDAARMRRAGSDGLLVGSALMDGDVAANTRRLVGAER; this comes from the coding sequence ATGAACGCCAGCGAGGGGGTCGCTCCCGCGATCGAGTCGATATTGGCCGCCGCCGACGAGCGCGGCGGTGGTGACCGGCGGTTGTCGGTCGCTGCACGATCGCTGCCGGCGGCGCTCGCAGCGGCCGAGGAGGACGGTCGAGTGCCGATCATCGGCGAGGTCAAGCCCACGAGCCCGACGACCGACGGCCGGCGCGACGACGATCCGGTCGAACTCGCCGAGGCGCTGGTCGACGGCGGTGCGGCGGCACTCTCTGTCCTCACCGAACCCGACCATTTCGGCGGGTCGCCCGACGCTCTCCGACGGGTGCGCGAGCGTGTCTCGGTGCCCGTTCTCCGAAAAGACTTCATCCGTCGTGAAGATCAATTGGACATCGTCGAGGCCGACGCCGTGCTCCTGATCGCACGGTTCGTCGACGATCTCTCGGGACTCGTCACAGCAGCGCGCGAGCGCGGGTTCCAGCCGCTCGTCGAGGTCCACACCCGAGGGGAGCTCGACGACGCGCTCGCGGCCGGGGCGGAGATCGTGGGCATCAACAACCGCGATCTCGCCCGTTTGGAGGTAAGTCTCTCGACCTTCGAGGAGCTCGCGCCCCACGCACCCGCGGACGTGACGCTCGTCGCCGAGAGCGGTATCGCCAGCGAGGAAGACGCCGCGCGGATGCGCCGTGCCGGGTCCGACGGGCTGCTTGTCGGCAGCGCGCTCATGGACGGCGACGTCGCGGCGAACACCCGGCGGCTCGTGGGGGCGGAGCGATGA
- a CDS encoding MGMT family protein translates to MSEAAGIYARESDYLDRCVQIGIAGDRVLSVSFPASLAADADPDHPLLDRLFEYLAGAPDEFDDIELALTVPTDQRAVLDAVRELAYGDQTTVEQLARRIPTLDADDDRDRVRTALDENPIPILIPDHRVRDGPSAVPPKVEQKLRSLEGL, encoded by the coding sequence ATGAGCGAGGCAGCCGGCATCTACGCGCGCGAATCCGACTACCTCGACCGCTGCGTGCAGATCGGCATCGCCGGCGATCGCGTGCTCTCGGTGAGTTTTCCGGCGAGCCTCGCGGCCGATGCCGACCCCGACCACCCGCTGCTCGACAGACTGTTCGAGTATCTGGCTGGTGCACCCGACGAGTTCGACGACATCGAGCTCGCACTCACCGTTCCGACCGACCAGCGCGCGGTGCTCGACGCCGTCCGAGAACTCGCCTACGGCGACCAGACCACTGTCGAACAGCTCGCACGGCGCATCCCCACGCTCGACGCGGACGACGACCGCGACCGCGTCCGCACCGCCCTCGACGAGAACCCCATCCCGATCCTCATTCCCGACCACCGCGTGCGCGACGGCCCGAGCGCCGTCCCGCCGAAGGTCGAGCAGAAGCTCCGCTCGCTCGAAGGGCTCTAA
- a CDS encoding aldo/keto reductase, with product MEHRELGDSGVKVSTIGFGAWVVGTDWWGDRGEQESIDLVRHALDQGVTFFDTGDVYGHGRSEELIGEALAEHRDEITIASKVGYDFYNNPQAGHGEIPKEMTPEYIHEAVDKSLDRLDMDRLDLLHLHNADVDEVDEDVLEAIDELRESGKVDAVGWALGPSIGWLAEGDAAIANEFDAVQVVFNVFEQTPGTHFMETIDDLDASTSILARVPHSSGLLNEQVRPETELGEGDHRGFRPDEWYDTGWEKVEKLRFLERDGERTMGQASIQWLLAHDEVASVTPTFRMTDDVDEWAAAPDTPALSDEELDRVADLHARDYDIERDDGMAGFRSSVDGSDLEAVGATYAGD from the coding sequence ATGGAGCACCGCGAACTCGGTGATTCGGGGGTCAAGGTATCGACGATCGGCTTCGGCGCGTGGGTCGTCGGCACCGATTGGTGGGGCGACCGCGGCGAGCAGGAGAGCATCGATCTGGTCCGTCACGCGCTCGATCAGGGTGTCACCTTCTTCGACACGGGCGACGTCTACGGCCACGGGCGCAGCGAGGAACTCATCGGCGAGGCGCTCGCCGAGCACCGCGACGAAATCACCATCGCCAGCAAGGTGGGCTACGATTTCTACAACAATCCACAGGCCGGCCATGGCGAGATCCCGAAAGAGATGACGCCGGAGTACATTCACGAGGCGGTCGACAAGAGCCTCGACAGGCTCGACATGGACCGCCTCGATCTGCTTCACCTCCACAACGCGGACGTCGACGAGGTGGACGAGGACGTTCTGGAGGCCATCGACGAACTGCGCGAGTCGGGGAAAGTCGACGCGGTCGGTTGGGCGCTCGGCCCCTCGATCGGCTGGCTCGCCGAGGGCGACGCGGCGATCGCCAACGAGTTCGACGCCGTTCAAGTGGTGTTCAACGTCTTCGAGCAGACCCCAGGGACTCATTTCATGGAGACCATCGACGATCTCGACGCGTCGACGAGCATCCTCGCGCGCGTCCCGCACTCGTCCGGACTCTTGAACGAGCAGGTCAGACCTGAGACTGAACTCGGCGAGGGCGACCACCGTGGGTTCCGACCCGACGAATGGTACGACACCGGTTGGGAGAAAGTCGAGAAACTGCGCTTCCTCGAACGCGACGGCGAGCGGACGATGGGACAGGCTTCTATCCAGTGGCTGCTCGCCCACGACGAGGTCGCCTCGGTCACGCCGACCTTCCGGATGACCGACGACGTCGACGAGTGGGCCGCCGCACCCGACACGCCCGCGCTCTCGGACGAGGAACTCGACCGCGTCGCCGATCTCCACGCCCGCGACTACGACATCGAGCGCGACGACGGGATGGCCGGGTTCCGCTCGTCGGTCGATGGATCCGATCTCGAAGCTGTCGGCGCGACGTACGCCGGCGACTGA